A portion of the Candidatus Nitrosotenuis aquarius genome contains these proteins:
- a CDS encoding CopG family ribbon-helix-helix protein, protein MTIVSISLNEEILSEIDKLQKSLGFSGRSEVIRAGIRTFVSEEKQKNELSGKQHAILLVIHDDEYDDIVSDIKHDYETLITTQLHSKIDGERCMELFILDGDSKQIKEITQGFQTNKNMDTVKLIAM, encoded by the coding sequence ATGACAATAGTCTCAATTTCCCTAAACGAAGAGATTCTCTCGGAAATAGACAAACTGCAAAAATCACTGGGGTTTTCTGGCCGATCGGAAGTAATTCGAGCTGGGATTCGTACCTTTGTCTCTGAAGAAAAACAAAAAAACGAGCTTTCTGGAAAGCAGCATGCAATTTTGCTTGTCATACATGATGATGAATACGACGACATTGTCTCAGACATAAAACACGACTATGAAACACTCATCACCACACAGCTTCACAGTAAAATAGATGGGGAGCGCTGCATGGAATTATTCATTCTAGATGGCGATAGCAAGCAAATAAAAGAAATTACGCAGGGGTTTCAAACCAACAAAAACATGGATACAGTCAAGCTTATTGCAATGTAG
- a CDS encoding cupredoxin domain-containing protein codes for MKTIAIGSILAIFAVMATVPAFADHVTVEVSVPAGSSTPGCETTNECYIPAEVTIDAGSEVVWSNDDSASHTVTSGTPNDGPDGIFDSSLFLSGQTFSHMFEEEGEFPYFCLVHPWMQGTVIVQAVGEEHTDEEHTDEETTDDHAHGEHGAMVMSQDGSVMVHIDSDEPAEGAESMVSVEFVDADGNPIEHVNFEITVTQDDNEVLAETSQHVHSGVTEYTTAALSSDSPLDVQVTILGIGLPDDEANWTGPMGETVSAQVVPEFGPLAMIILAVAIVSIVVVTARSKVIPRL; via the coding sequence ATGAAGACAATAGCAATAGGATCCATTTTGGCGATTTTTGCTGTTATGGCAACTGTTCCTGCATTTGCAGATCATGTAACTGTCGAGGTTAGCGTTCCAGCAGGCTCATCAACACCTGGCTGCGAAACAACCAACGAATGTTACATTCCAGCTGAAGTAACAATTGATGCAGGAAGTGAAGTAGTGTGGTCAAATGACGACAGTGCTTCACATACCGTAACAAGCGGAACTCCAAATGACGGTCCAGACGGAATCTTTGACAGCAGCTTGTTCTTATCAGGACAGACTTTCTCGCACATGTTTGAGGAAGAAGGCGAATTCCCATACTTTTGCCTAGTACACCCATGGATGCAAGGAACAGTAATTGTTCAGGCAGTCGGTGAAGAGCACACAGATGAGGAACACACTGATGAGGAAACCACAGACGACCACGCACATGGTGAACATGGTGCAATGGTAATGTCACAGGACGGTTCTGTCATGGTGCACATCGACTCTGATGAGCCAGCAGAAGGCGCAGAATCTATGGTGTCAGTTGAATTTGTTGATGCAGATGGAAACCCAATTGAGCACGTGAACTTTGAGATCACCGTGACTCAGGATGACAACGAAGTCCTAGCAGAAACATCCCAACATGTACACAGCGGTGTCACAGAATACACAACTGCAGCTCTAAGCTCTGACAGCCCACTAGATGTCCAAGTCACAATCCTAGGAATAGGATTGCCAGATGACGAGGCAAACTGGACTGGTCCAATGGGCGAAACAGTATCTGCTCAAGTAGTACCAGAATTTGGTCCACTTGCAATGATTATCTTGGCAGTAGCCATCGTAAGCATTGTTGTAGTTACAGCACGATCTAAAGTAATTCCAAGACTTTAG
- a CDS encoding Lrp/AsnC ligand binding domain-containing protein has translation MKMIIFAFINCQENEEKFVLQEIRKIHIVKNADRVVGIYDIVAKLESDSMEELNETITWELRKITKVRSVLILMTKNTEILAN, from the coding sequence ATGAAAATGATCATTTTTGCTTTTATTAATTGTCAGGAAAATGAAGAAAAATTTGTTTTGCAGGAAATTAGAAAAATCCATATTGTAAAAAATGCAGATCGGGTCGTTGGCATATATGACATAGTTGCAAAACTGGAATCAGATTCCATGGAAGAGCTTAACGAAACCATAACATGGGAATTAAGAAAAATTACAAAAGTAAGATCTGTACTGATCCTAATGACAAAAAATACGGAAATACTAGCTAATTAG
- a CDS encoding CheR family methyltransferase codes for MSVIEAVSDQQLEQIGKIMRDKLGKDLRQFKKPFLNRRISARMRSVGAKDGSEYAQLLASDENEPASLFKSFSINVTEFYRDPFVWECLSSKIIPEIAKKRTSLKVWSAGCASGEEPYSLAILLSEALGNRAKFSVVATDISAEAITRAKKGQYTNMNIKNLAPNLVSKYLVSPAKDTYTVNDSIKKLVTFEQGDIVSYPIDKLDLITCRNVLIYYDKPAQELVFKKFYKSLATNGCLAIGQDETMMGVESAKLFSCMFARERIYKKVEVQL; via the coding sequence TTGAGCGTCATAGAAGCAGTATCTGATCAACAACTAGAGCAAATTGGAAAAATAATGAGGGACAAGCTAGGCAAGGATCTCAGACAATTCAAAAAGCCATTCCTGAACAGAAGAATTAGCGCCCGTATGAGATCCGTTGGCGCAAAGGACGGCTCTGAATATGCGCAGCTCTTAGCATCAGATGAAAACGAACCTGCATCTCTCTTTAAGAGCTTCTCAATTAATGTGACTGAATTTTATCGCGACCCGTTTGTGTGGGAGTGCCTCTCATCAAAAATAATCCCAGAAATTGCAAAAAAGCGCACATCACTGAAGGTCTGGAGCGCAGGCTGTGCATCAGGCGAAGAACCGTACAGCCTGGCTATATTGCTCAGCGAAGCATTGGGCAACAGGGCAAAATTCAGCGTTGTTGCAACAGACATCTCCGCAGAGGCAATCACCCGAGCAAAGAAAGGCCAATACACAAACATGAACATAAAGAATCTTGCACCAAACTTGGTTTCAAAATATCTCGTTAGTCCCGCAAAGGATACTTACACAGTAAATGATTCCATAAAGAAACTAGTCACATTTGAGCAAGGCGATATCGTGTCGTATCCAATTGACAAGCTAGACTTGATCACATGCAGAAATGTTTTGATATACTATGACAAGCCGGCACAGGAATTGGTGTTTAAAAAATTCTACAAATCTCTTGCCACCAATGGCTGTTTGGCAATAGGCCAAGACGAAACAATGATGGGCGTAGAGTCAGCAAAACTGTTCTCATGCATGTTTGCCAGGGAGCGAATCTACAAAAAAGTGGAAGTGCAATTATGA
- a CDS encoding metal ABC transporter permease — protein MALEVFGYAFMQKGLIAGSAIAIICSLMGTFLVLRRYSLFGDALSHMAFGGISLGLFSGIYPLWTAYAVSILGALGMTKLRKSTKISGDAAIAVLLVSGFGTGVLLISATGGFSVDLFSFLFGSILLISNEDTILILGISTGVVASLVLLRKQLLHFTFDEEQARVSGLNVDRLNYVFVIISGITVITSMRLVGILLISALIVLPNITSMLLGKSFKQTVIASISISMFSVVLGIVLSYYLDLAPSGTIVMISVAILVATLCAKYLGLIGKATPLAKAI, from the coding sequence ATGGCACTTGAAGTCTTTGGCTATGCATTTATGCAAAAGGGACTCATTGCCGGCTCCGCAATTGCCATAATCTGCTCCCTGATGGGCACATTCTTGGTTCTTCGGCGATATTCCTTGTTTGGCGATGCATTGTCCCACATGGCGTTTGGCGGAATATCTCTGGGGTTGTTCTCTGGGATTTATCCGCTGTGGACTGCATATGCTGTTTCTATTTTGGGTGCGCTAGGCATGACCAAGCTTCGAAAAAGCACGAAAATCTCTGGCGATGCGGCAATTGCTGTATTATTGGTGTCTGGATTTGGAACCGGCGTATTATTGATATCTGCAACAGGGGGATTCTCTGTGGATCTGTTTAGCTTTTTGTTTGGAAGCATACTTTTGATCAGCAACGAAGACACCATACTTATTCTTGGGATTAGTACAGGTGTAGTTGCATCTTTGGTGTTGTTGCGAAAACAACTGCTTCATTTTACTTTTGATGAGGAGCAGGCAAGAGTAAGCGGACTGAATGTTGATAGGCTCAACTATGTTTTTGTAATAATTTCCGGAATCACAGTTATTACTTCGATGAGGCTGGTTGGAATTTTGCTGATATCTGCGCTGATTGTTCTGCCAAATATTACAAGTATGCTTTTAGGTAAAAGCTTCAAGCAGACAGTAATTGCATCGATTTCGATTTCCATGTTCTCTGTTGTACTTGGAATAGTATTGTCGTATTACCTTGATTTGGCGCCATCCGGCACAATAGTGATGATCTCTGTTGCTATCTTGGTTGCAACCCTTTGTGCAAAATATCTTGGCTTGATTGGTAAAGCCACGCCACTTGCAAAAGCTATCTAG
- a CDS encoding chemotaxis protein CheW: MSTQVLAADSFQAVTFCLIDGQKKEDYAIPIEQVREIRAVESITNIPKTKSYVKGIMNLRGLIIPIIDVKERLGLASGKQVNTAKQRILVIDVNGSQTGLLVDEVDQVMRIQTKDLDSAPQTVLESHNYIKGIAKIDQKLVVLLDVVRLLQDSTGDIVSAMEAGQ; the protein is encoded by the coding sequence ATGTCCACCCAAGTGCTTGCCGCTGATTCTTTTCAGGCAGTAACCTTTTGCCTAATTGATGGGCAAAAAAAGGAAGATTATGCAATACCAATAGAACAAGTGCGCGAAATTCGTGCAGTTGAATCCATAACAAACATTCCAAAGACAAAGTCCTATGTCAAAGGAATAATGAATCTGCGCGGACTAATCATACCAATAATTGATGTCAAAGAAAGACTCGGCCTCGCATCCGGTAAGCAGGTAAATACAGCAAAACAAAGAATTCTTGTAATTGACGTAAACGGTTCCCAGACAGGACTCCTAGTCGACGAAGTAGACCAAGTAATGAGAATCCAGACAAAAGACTTGGATTCTGCACCACAAACAGTCCTGGAATCGCACAACTACATTAAAGGAATTGCCAAGATTGACCAAAAACTTGTGGTTCTACTTGACGTTGTAAGATTACTACAGGACTCTACTGGCGATATTGTGTCTGCAATGGAGGCAGGACAATGA
- a CDS encoding metal ABC transporter ATP-binding protein: MSMKALQVSDVSISYNGSLAIDKVSFDVEEGDLLGIVGPNGAGKTTLFRAILGLQNYSGAIRLFGLEGKKYHPLLPLIGYVSQKVNFEQNFPATVSEVVAMGLLPEKKLHKSATILQNCGCCWNRIYKKINKDSDKVLEALRTVNLESYKDRRIGELSGGELQRVFIAKALVKDPILLILDEPVTGVDVETQKKFYGVIKKINEENKITIVWSSHDLEAIAKLANRVACMNRQLFFHGQKEEFFSNKDLLKTYTESAMQMHMHHH; the protein is encoded by the coding sequence ATGTCAATGAAAGCACTCCAAGTCTCTGACGTTTCCATATCGTACAATGGAAGTCTTGCAATAGACAAGGTAAGTTTTGATGTGGAAGAAGGCGACCTCTTGGGCATAGTCGGTCCAAACGGCGCTGGAAAGACAACTTTGTTTCGCGCAATTTTGGGCCTGCAAAACTATTCTGGTGCAATAAGGTTGTTCGGCCTTGAGGGAAAAAAATATCATCCATTGTTGCCCCTAATTGGATATGTCTCCCAAAAAGTAAACTTTGAGCAAAACTTTCCTGCAACAGTCTCTGAGGTGGTGGCAATGGGGCTTTTGCCAGAAAAAAAACTTCACAAGAGCGCAACCATACTGCAAAACTGTGGATGTTGCTGGAATCGCATCTACAAAAAAATTAACAAAGACAGTGACAAGGTTCTGGAAGCATTAAGAACAGTAAACTTGGAATCATACAAGGACAGAAGAATTGGCGAGCTTTCTGGAGGGGAGCTACAGCGAGTCTTTATTGCAAAAGCACTAGTCAAGGATCCGATTTTATTGATACTGGACGAGCCGGTAACCGGCGTTGACGTAGAGACACAAAAGAAATTCTATGGCGTAATAAAAAAAATCAACGAGGAAAACAAGATAACAATAGTTTGGTCGTCGCATGACTTGGAAGCAATTGCTAAACTTGCAAACAGAGTTGCATGCATGAACAGACAACTCTTTTTCCACGGCCAAAAGGAGGAATTCTTCTCAAACAAGGACTTGCTCAAGACCTACACGGAATCTGCAATGCAGATGCACATGCATCACCACTGA
- a CDS encoding virginiamycin B lyase family protein encodes MKILAVLLLFFALSIPLAYAHPLIDDSNPKASTNVGAGITQIIIDFSEAVDVGFSYIKVFDNNGNQIDNKNTQYPNPDDESVLTVTTPPLQDGVYTVTTQVLSKVDGHLVPYAFVFGVGDVELPPPPQITIEQQIYFPEAGARFPGLVGQVIVLGAAISSLLIWRGVKKPWIRENVEFQKFFHGKFSTITGIGLFAVFASNIMMLIIQTIRLQTSASDVLETSFGTIWIIRMGLTVVLLAVWFLLENKTAGAAKKQLLVLGLSLALIGTTTAIGHGAASEQFSAIVIDYAHNLIASVWIGGVIFFGFILLPALGKLDNTKKELASLLVIPRFSSVIIISLGIVIITGPTLLWLLEDDVSLLSQSYYGWMIIAKIAIGSAMVALGGYNQFRIQRPAERSPGSPVHQKLARSLRMEAVLGIILIGVVALLANSSLPASQGEETRSQIPDGFSTFVFSESLRFAVDITPLKSGTNTISITVLDSNGKPLDDLTELGAKVSNPQKNISPIAIPLEKKDNRYRGEMTFGFSGTWNIEIDAQRSNNPNESVSFSVIVKPRLSELKTDITEYTLPEDAAPLYPVYDGDNIWLSDSSKPRLWKFSISEKQFTPYQFEGKTTVFLKLDGNRIWFTDTPEGKIGYFDTESEQFTIIPLPIKSIPISLETDNDGNVWIALVDQHMLLKYDVTSEQFTEHKIPTNPSGPVALTRDQNGMIWFAESQGGKIGVIEPSTGKMREFSPAVPLKEPFFLLFDKDGTLLVSEHTALGIVRFDPYLETFSSVVTVTDPNSLPFAVAPDKFGNLWIAQHTTDRLGIYDQQKDEFAELDIPSQTTFTQFLLNDKNGDIWFVEQRQNKLGHVTISEIPQMSATSQQEFEIRYFELASPLISGGIIATSLFFVKSIYDKRRIDSLID; translated from the coding sequence TTGAAAATTCTAGCTGTGCTTTTGCTGTTTTTTGCATTATCAATTCCCTTGGCATACGCCCATCCACTAATCGATGATTCCAATCCAAAAGCGTCCACAAATGTCGGCGCAGGCATTACGCAAATTATAATTGATTTCTCAGAAGCAGTTGATGTTGGATTTAGCTACATCAAGGTTTTTGACAACAATGGCAACCAAATAGACAACAAAAACACCCAATACCCAAATCCCGATGACGAGTCAGTCCTTACTGTGACCACCCCTCCCCTGCAGGACGGTGTATACACAGTAACAACCCAAGTCCTATCCAAGGTGGACGGACACCTAGTCCCCTACGCATTTGTATTTGGGGTGGGAGATGTGGAGCTTCCCCCACCGCCGCAAATCACAATAGAGCAACAAATCTACTTTCCAGAGGCAGGCGCCAGATTCCCAGGCCTAGTAGGTCAGGTAATTGTTCTTGGCGCTGCAATTTCGTCACTGTTGATATGGCGAGGAGTCAAAAAGCCATGGATCAGAGAAAATGTCGAATTTCAAAAATTCTTTCACGGCAAATTCTCCACAATAACAGGAATCGGCCTCTTTGCCGTCTTTGCATCCAACATCATGATGCTAATAATACAGACAATACGACTTCAGACTTCGGCATCGGATGTTTTGGAGACATCCTTTGGCACAATTTGGATAATACGCATGGGCCTAACCGTTGTTTTGCTTGCAGTCTGGTTCCTTCTGGAAAACAAGACAGCAGGTGCTGCCAAAAAACAGCTCCTAGTGCTTGGATTGTCACTGGCATTAATTGGCACCACCACTGCCATCGGCCATGGAGCAGCCAGTGAGCAATTTTCTGCCATAGTAATTGATTATGCGCACAACTTGATAGCATCAGTCTGGATTGGCGGAGTCATATTCTTTGGATTCATCCTGCTTCCGGCACTTGGAAAACTTGACAATACCAAAAAAGAGCTTGCCAGCCTCTTGGTGATTCCAAGATTTTCCTCTGTGATCATAATATCATTAGGAATTGTAATCATAACTGGACCTACGCTGTTGTGGCTCTTAGAAGACGATGTAAGCTTGTTGAGCCAGTCATATTATGGCTGGATGATCATTGCAAAAATAGCAATCGGCTCTGCAATGGTTGCACTGGGCGGGTACAACCAGTTTAGAATTCAGAGGCCTGCTGAAAGGTCGCCCGGATCGCCAGTACATCAAAAGCTTGCAAGATCACTGAGAATGGAGGCAGTTTTGGGAATCATACTCATTGGTGTTGTGGCATTATTGGCAAATTCATCTCTGCCAGCAAGCCAGGGCGAGGAAACACGATCACAAATCCCAGATGGTTTTAGCACTTTTGTATTCTCAGAGAGCCTCAGATTTGCAGTGGACATTACCCCGCTAAAGAGCGGCACAAACACAATTTCCATTACAGTGCTAGATTCCAATGGAAAACCACTTGATGACCTAACAGAGCTTGGCGCCAAGGTCTCAAACCCACAAAAAAATATCTCGCCAATAGCAATTCCACTTGAAAAGAAAGACAACAGATACAGGGGAGAGATGACATTTGGCTTTTCTGGAACATGGAACATAGAAATCGATGCGCAAAGAAGCAACAACCCAAACGAAAGTGTCAGCTTTTCCGTGATAGTAAAACCGCGACTCTCTGAGCTGAAAACAGACATTACTGAATATACCCTCCCAGAAGATGCAGCCCCACTTTATCCCGTGTATGATGGAGACAACATCTGGCTTAGCGATTCATCAAAGCCAAGGCTGTGGAAGTTTTCCATATCAGAAAAACAGTTCACCCCGTACCAGTTTGAGGGAAAGACAACCGTCTTTTTGAAGCTTGACGGCAACAGAATCTGGTTTACCGACACGCCTGAAGGAAAAATAGGCTACTTTGACACAGAATCAGAGCAATTCACAATAATTCCACTTCCAATAAAGTCGATTCCAATATCGCTTGAGACAGACAATGACGGAAATGTCTGGATTGCACTAGTAGACCAGCACATGCTGCTAAAATATGATGTAACATCTGAGCAGTTCACAGAACACAAAATCCCAACAAACCCCTCAGGCCCAGTTGCACTGACTCGTGATCAAAACGGAATGATCTGGTTTGCAGAGTCCCAGGGAGGAAAAATCGGAGTAATCGAGCCAAGCACAGGCAAAATGCGAGAATTCTCTCCAGCAGTGCCACTAAAGGAGCCGTTCTTTTTGTTATTTGACAAAGATGGAACTTTATTGGTATCAGAGCACACCGCGCTAGGTATAGTCAGATTCGACCCATATCTGGAGACATTTAGCAGTGTAGTTACTGTGACTGATCCAAACTCATTGCCATTTGCAGTAGCTCCAGACAAGTTCGGAAATCTATGGATTGCACAGCACACAACAGACAGGCTTGGCATCTATGACCAGCAAAAGGACGAGTTTGCAGAACTAGACATACCGTCGCAGACAACGTTTACGCAATTTTTGCTAAACGACAAAAACGGTGACATTTGGTTTGTAGAACAACGCCAAAACAAGCTTGGCCACGTAACCATATCAGAAATTCCACAAATGAGTGCCACGTCGCAACAAGAATTTGAGATACGATATTTTGAGCTGGCATCGCCCCTGATCTCTGGCGGAATAATTGCCACTTCGCTGTTTTTTGTAAAAAGCATCTACGACAAGCGGAGAATCGATTCTCTGATAGACTAG
- a CDS encoding peptidase, which translates to MKNIIFIILISSIILSAANAYGHGLGLETISLNVEDRKISVTTQIIPTEFSESAQKQIVMTVTDSLTTQNVDAVLLVALHHEGSQIFRESFATTNGILRINVNPTDDPEIKITGTDPIQISGPILNSGGLYRFDVEIKSLDSSELQNQAFSTYITSITNHYYDEQGKDGTPVEFRVKSYYDKVSGFDYSPETNSITLEMPFEWSEQNISHTEVVHEEIHFPKGFSDFMVPSYSGTVNGIDLFKSSVTIDDYSIEDERIVHFVLTQDTIRYLKQAQKSAGIENPQGMKFELKVGEKLVFPVIAMTKDESLQVDMSWEPETIEPGKNTKFIYTFRDGKTGELLRNTSYDFVILQNGKELYKKSANAQIGGDFADYTFTESQKGQTTIQFNNLRGTGQGTEFTIMVVPEFGPLVILILGSAVAATIILGRSVFFQ; encoded by the coding sequence TTGAAGAATATAATTTTCATTATTTTGATTAGCTCGATAATACTATCGGCCGCAAATGCATATGGCCACGGACTAGGCCTTGAGACAATATCACTAAACGTAGAAGACAGAAAGATTTCCGTGACCACACAGATCATCCCGACAGAATTTTCCGAGTCTGCACAAAAGCAAATAGTCATGACGGTAACCGATTCTCTTACTACACAAAACGTCGATGCAGTATTGCTAGTTGCGCTACATCATGAAGGAAGCCAAATTTTCAGGGAGTCTTTTGCCACCACAAACGGCATACTAAGAATAAATGTAAATCCAACAGATGACCCTGAAATAAAAATAACAGGAACAGATCCAATACAAATTTCCGGCCCAATTCTAAATTCCGGAGGCCTGTACCGCTTTGACGTAGAGATAAAGAGCCTTGATTCCAGTGAGCTGCAAAACCAGGCCTTTTCCACGTACATCACATCAATTACAAACCATTACTATGATGAGCAGGGCAAGGATGGAACGCCGGTAGAATTTCGCGTCAAGTCATATTACGACAAGGTTTCAGGCTTTGATTATTCTCCGGAGACAAATTCCATAACGCTAGAGATGCCGTTTGAGTGGAGCGAGCAAAACATCTCCCATACAGAAGTGGTCCACGAGGAGATTCACTTTCCAAAGGGCTTTTCGGACTTTATGGTGCCCAGTTATTCAGGCACCGTAAACGGAATAGATCTCTTCAAGTCGTCAGTAACAATAGATGATTATTCCATAGAGGACGAGCGAATAGTCCACTTTGTCCTAACACAGGACACCATACGATACCTCAAGCAGGCCCAAAAAAGCGCAGGAATTGAAAATCCCCAGGGAATGAAGTTTGAGCTCAAGGTAGGCGAGAAGCTAGTCTTCCCAGTAATTGCAATGACAAAGGACGAATCGCTCCAGGTGGACATGTCATGGGAGCCAGAGACAATAGAGCCAGGCAAGAATACCAAGTTCATCTATACATTCAGGGACGGAAAGACAGGCGAGCTGCTCCGGAACACATCATACGACTTTGTGATATTACAAAACGGAAAAGAACTGTACAAAAAATCCGCAAACGCCCAGATTGGCGGAGATTTTGCAGACTATACCTTTACAGAATCACAGAAAGGCCAAACAACCATACAATTCAACAATCTGCGCGGGACAGGCCAGGGAACTGAGTTCACCATAATGGTCGTCCCAGAATTCGGCCCACTTGTAATTCTGATCCTAGGTTCGGCAGTTGCAGCTACTATAATACTTGGAAGATCAGTGTTTTTCCAGTAG
- a CDS encoding response regulator, with protein sequence MSAPGSKILVVDDASFMRTVLKDIIKSNGLATEILEAGDGVEGVKAYQTSKPNLVTMDVNMPRADGIQALRAIMKIDPTAKVVMVTSVEQKQIVQDAMKLGARDYIVKPFDKTTVGLVINKVLRQK encoded by the coding sequence ATGAGCGCGCCAGGATCAAAAATTCTTGTAGTCGATGATGCGTCCTTTATGAGAACAGTTCTCAAGGATATAATAAAGTCAAACGGCCTTGCAACTGAAATCCTAGAAGCAGGAGACGGAGTGGAAGGAGTCAAGGCATACCAGACAAGCAAACCGAACTTGGTCACAATGGACGTAAACATGCCGCGAGCAGACGGAATTCAGGCGCTGCGCGCAATAATGAAAATAGATCCTACAGCCAAAGTAGTGATGGTAACATCCGTTGAACAAAAACAAATTGTCCAAGACGCAATGAAGCTTGGAGCTCGCGACTATATTGTCAAGCCATTTGATAAAACAACCGTGGGCCTTGTCATAAACAAGGTGCTGCGACAGAAATAG
- a CDS encoding metal ABC transporter solute-binding protein, Zn/Mn family, protein MKKPIIAAIGVGVAIVIGVILVGTQQSMLTPQSDLSRQDTMLSEPQASKIKIIASFYPLYEFSKNIVGDRAEISTFTPIGIEPHDWEPSTGDLVALKESDIFVYNGGGMEPFVDKLIDSGEYSNVLFVETVHGIDLIETESHDEDHAEEEHTEGSTEHIDDEHANDENESHAHEFPYDPHVWLDPILAKEQVMIIKDALIKVDADNAQHYEDNANAYSAKLDELDSKIKTELSSCNKDTIVPFHNAFSYFGNRYGIKIHALSGLAPESEATASDLKELIDFVKENQIKIIFAEELVDPKLAKVLADEAGAQVLVLSPLEGITAEEQANGTSYIEKMEENLKNIKVALECQ, encoded by the coding sequence GTGAAAAAACCAATCATTGCAGCAATTGGAGTAGGAGTTGCAATTGTAATTGGTGTCATTTTAGTTGGTACACAGCAAAGTATGCTAACACCTCAATCGGATCTTTCAAGGCAAGACACCATGCTGTCGGAGCCTCAAGCTTCTAAAATCAAAATAATTGCATCATTTTATCCGCTGTACGAGTTTTCAAAAAATATTGTTGGCGACAGGGCGGAAATTTCTACATTTACTCCAATTGGAATTGAACCGCATGACTGGGAACCGAGCACTGGTGATCTTGTTGCGCTAAAAGAATCTGACATCTTTGTGTATAATGGAGGTGGAATGGAACCGTTTGTGGATAAGCTAATTGACTCAGGAGAATATTCTAATGTTCTTTTCGTAGAGACTGTTCATGGAATTGATCTTATCGAGACAGAAAGTCACGATGAGGACCATGCCGAAGAAGAGCATACTGAAGGATCTACGGAGCACATAGATGATGAACATGCAAATGACGAGAACGAAAGCCATGCCCATGAATTTCCATATGATCCGCATGTATGGCTTGATCCAATTCTGGCAAAAGAGCAAGTCATGATAATAAAGGACGCACTAATCAAAGTGGATGCAGACAATGCACAACATTATGAGGATAATGCAAATGCCTACTCTGCAAAACTGGATGAGCTTGACTCTAAAATAAAAACAGAGCTATCAAGCTGCAACAAGGACACCATAGTTCCATTCCACAATGCGTTTTCATATTTTGGAAACAGGTACGGAATAAAAATCCACGCGTTATCTGGCCTTGCACCAGAATCTGAGGCTACTGCAAGTGACCTAAAAGAGCTAATCGACTTTGTAAAAGAAAACCAAATCAAAATAATCTTTGCAGAAGAATTGGTTGATCCAAAACTTGCCAAAGTTCTTGCGGATGAAGCCGGAGCTCAGGTTTTGGTTTTGAGCCCGCTTGAGGGAATAACTGCAGAAGAGCAGGCAAACGGCACGTCATATATTGAGAAAATGGAAGAAAATCTAAAGAACATCAAAGTGGCCCTTGAATGTCAATGA